A genomic segment from Polyangium mundeleinium encodes:
- the gltB gene encoding glutamate synthase large subunit: protein MKHQAPPPRQGLYDPRNEHDACGLGFIAHIKDKKSHAIVAQGLEILKNLTHRGATGADPLQGDGAGILLQIPHAFFVRECALAGITLPEPGEYGVGMMFLPQDPGARAACEHEVVRAIVAEGQEVLGWRDVPVNNHGLGEGVKASEPVIRQVFVARGLSTPDVEAFERKLYIIRKRAGHAIRALRISRAGQFYVPSFSARTIVYKGMLLAHQVGEFYVDLKDKAVESALAMVHQRFSTNTFPSWDLAHPFRLIAHNGEINTLRGNVNWIRARQQNIASKLLGDGLQKIWPLIYDGQSDSASFDNALELLYFGGYSLAHAMMLMIPEAWATNPLMDERRRAFYEYHAALMEPWDGPAAIAFTDGRQIGATLDRNGLRPARYLLTDDDYVILASEAGVLDIPERKIVKKWRLQPGKMLLIDLAEGRIIDDQELKTKLAKHRPYQKWLDRTQLRLENIPMPDYVPVPDSDKLLDRQQAFGYTQEDLRLVMAPMAATGEEAIGSMGDDTPLAVLSDRPKPLFGYFRQLFAQVTNPPIDPIREETVMSLVSFIGPRPNILALDESGPNMRLEVHLPILTFEDMEKLHRAEELTKGHFRSVVLSICYPAAWGADGMEAALGKLCADAEDVVRGGGVNILILSDRDIGPDHIAIPALLAVSDVHQHLVRAGLRTRTGLVVETGSAREVHHFALLAGYGAEAIHPNLAFATLATLGDLLPHGMSHQDACAKYIKAIAKGLLKVMSKMGISTYQSYCGAQIFEAVGLASAFVDRYFTGTATVIEGVGLQEIAEETVRLHRLAFGDTPPYGNTLDAGGDYAYRIRGEAHMWTPDAVAKLQHATRTKNPATYEEYARLVNDQSERLMTLRGLFEIKEADPPIPLDEVEPAAEIVKRFSTGAMSLGSISQAAHTTLAIAMNRIGGKSNTGEGGEDPARYVPLPNGDSMRSAIKQVAAGRFGVTTEYLVNADDIQIKMAQGAKPGEGGQLPGHKVSKYIAQIRHSVPGVGLISPPPHHDIYSIEDLAQLIHDLKNVNPRARISVKLVSEIGVGTVAAGVAKAHADHVTISGHDGGTGASPLSSVKHAGGPWELGLAETQQTLVLNRLRGRIAVQADGQMKTGRDVVIAALLGADEMGFATAPLVVEGCIMMRKCHLNTCPVGIATQDPELVKRFAGQPEHVVNYFFFVAEEVRGYMARMGFRTFAEMVGRADKLDTRRGIAHWKAKGLDFSRVFYRPEAPAGVSIRWTERQDHSLEHVLDHRLIDEAQPALVNQVPVAFDVPIRNIHRAAGAMLSGEVARRYGHAGLADDTIRIRARGTAGGSFGAFLAKGITLELEGQANDYVGKGLSGGRIIAYPPRDCPIVPEENIIVGNTVLYGAICGEVYFRGVAGERFAVRNSGATAVVEGIGDHGCEYMTGGTVVVLGKTGRNFGAGMSGGVAYVLDMTGDFRLRCNLSMVALEPVQGAEHMPPGGVRHLGRADAEIVQGLLEKHFFYTGSARARAILDDFPAYRSHFVKVMPHEYRRALAEHAAEEAAKAAPAVVTEVVAHG, encoded by the coding sequence GTGAAGCATCAGGCGCCGCCTCCCCGCCAGGGCCTCTACGACCCGCGCAACGAGCACGACGCGTGCGGGCTCGGGTTCATCGCCCACATCAAGGACAAGAAGAGCCACGCGATCGTCGCGCAAGGCCTCGAGATCCTGAAGAACCTGACCCACCGCGGCGCCACCGGCGCAGACCCTTTGCAAGGCGACGGCGCGGGCATCCTGCTGCAGATCCCGCACGCCTTCTTCGTGCGCGAGTGCGCGCTCGCCGGCATCACGTTGCCCGAGCCCGGCGAGTACGGCGTGGGCATGATGTTCCTGCCGCAGGATCCCGGCGCGCGCGCGGCCTGCGAGCACGAGGTGGTGCGCGCCATCGTCGCCGAAGGGCAGGAGGTCCTCGGATGGCGCGACGTGCCGGTGAACAACCACGGCCTCGGCGAAGGCGTCAAAGCGAGCGAGCCCGTCATCCGGCAGGTCTTCGTCGCGCGTGGTCTTTCCACGCCGGACGTCGAGGCCTTCGAGCGCAAGCTCTACATCATCCGCAAGCGCGCCGGTCACGCGATCCGCGCGCTCCGGATCTCGCGCGCGGGGCAGTTCTACGTGCCTTCGTTTTCAGCGCGGACGATCGTGTACAAGGGCATGCTGCTCGCGCACCAGGTCGGCGAGTTCTACGTGGACCTGAAGGACAAGGCGGTCGAGTCCGCGCTCGCGATGGTGCACCAGCGCTTCTCGACGAACACGTTCCCCTCGTGGGATCTCGCGCATCCGTTCCGGCTCATCGCGCACAACGGCGAGATCAACACGCTGCGCGGCAACGTGAACTGGATCCGCGCGCGCCAGCAGAACATCGCCTCGAAGCTGCTCGGCGACGGCTTGCAGAAGATCTGGCCGCTCATCTACGACGGCCAGTCGGACTCGGCCTCGTTCGACAACGCGCTCGAGCTGCTCTACTTCGGCGGGTATTCGCTGGCGCACGCGATGATGCTGATGATCCCCGAGGCGTGGGCCACGAACCCGCTGATGGACGAGCGTCGGCGCGCGTTCTACGAGTACCACGCGGCGCTCATGGAGCCGTGGGACGGGCCCGCGGCGATCGCGTTCACGGACGGGCGGCAGATCGGAGCCACGCTCGATCGGAACGGCCTGCGGCCCGCGCGGTACCTGCTCACGGACGACGACTACGTGATCCTCGCCTCCGAGGCGGGCGTGCTCGACATCCCGGAGCGCAAGATCGTCAAGAAATGGCGGCTGCAGCCGGGGAAGATGCTGCTCATCGACCTCGCCGAGGGGCGCATCATCGACGATCAAGAGCTGAAGACGAAGCTCGCGAAGCACCGGCCCTACCAGAAGTGGCTCGATCGCACGCAGCTCCGGCTGGAGAACATCCCGATGCCGGACTACGTGCCCGTGCCCGACAGCGACAAGCTGCTCGATCGGCAGCAGGCGTTCGGCTACACGCAGGAGGATCTCCGGCTCGTGATGGCGCCGATGGCGGCGACCGGCGAGGAGGCCATCGGCTCGATGGGCGACGACACGCCGCTCGCCGTGCTCTCCGATCGGCCGAAGCCGCTCTTCGGTTATTTCCGGCAGCTCTTCGCGCAGGTGACGAACCCGCCGATCGATCCGATCCGCGAAGAGACCGTGATGTCGCTCGTCTCGTTCATCGGGCCGCGGCCGAACATCCTCGCCCTCGACGAGAGCGGGCCGAACATGCGGCTCGAAGTGCACCTGCCCATTCTCACGTTCGAGGACATGGAGAAGCTGCACCGCGCCGAGGAGCTCACGAAGGGGCATTTCCGGTCGGTGGTGCTGTCGATCTGTTACCCGGCCGCGTGGGGCGCCGACGGGATGGAGGCGGCCCTCGGGAAGCTCTGCGCGGACGCCGAGGACGTGGTGCGGGGCGGCGGCGTGAACATCCTGATCCTGTCGGATCGGGACATCGGGCCGGATCACATCGCGATCCCGGCGCTGCTCGCGGTGAGCGACGTGCACCAGCACCTCGTGCGCGCGGGCCTGCGGACGCGGACGGGGCTCGTGGTCGAGACCGGATCGGCGCGCGAAGTGCACCATTTCGCGCTGCTCGCGGGCTACGGCGCCGAGGCGATCCACCCGAACCTCGCGTTCGCCACGCTGGCGACGCTCGGCGATCTCTTGCCGCATGGGATGTCCCACCAGGATGCCTGCGCGAAGTACATCAAGGCGATCGCGAAGGGGCTGCTGAAGGTCATGTCCAAGATGGGCATCTCGACCTACCAGTCCTATTGCGGCGCGCAGATCTTCGAGGCGGTCGGGCTCGCCTCGGCCTTCGTGGACCGCTATTTCACGGGGACGGCGACGGTCATCGAGGGCGTCGGTTTGCAGGAGATCGCCGAGGAGACCGTGCGGCTGCACCGGCTCGCGTTCGGCGATACGCCGCCCTACGGGAACACGCTCGACGCTGGCGGCGACTACGCCTACCGCATCCGCGGCGAGGCCCACATGTGGACGCCGGACGCGGTCGCCAAGCTCCAGCACGCGACGCGCACGAAAAACCCGGCGACATACGAGGAATACGCGCGGCTCGTGAACGACCAGAGCGAGCGGCTGATGACGCTCCGCGGACTCTTCGAGATCAAAGAAGCGGATCCGCCGATCCCGCTCGACGAGGTGGAGCCTGCGGCCGAGATCGTGAAGCGTTTTTCCACGGGCGCGATGTCGCTCGGGTCGATCTCGCAGGCGGCGCACACGACGCTGGCGATCGCGATGAACCGCATCGGCGGCAAGTCGAACACCGGCGAGGGCGGCGAGGATCCCGCGCGGTACGTGCCCTTGCCGAACGGCGACTCGATGCGCTCGGCGATCAAGCAAGTGGCGGCGGGTCGCTTTGGCGTGACGACCGAGTACCTCGTCAACGCCGACGACATCCAGATCAAGATGGCCCAGGGCGCCAAACCCGGCGAAGGCGGGCAGCTCCCGGGGCACAAGGTCTCGAAGTACATCGCGCAGATCCGGCACTCGGTGCCCGGCGTCGGCCTGATCTCGCCGCCTCCGCACCACGACATCTACTCGATTGAGGATCTCGCCCAGCTCATTCACGACCTCAAGAATGTGAATCCGCGGGCGCGCATCAGCGTGAAGCTCGTGTCGGAGATCGGCGTCGGCACGGTGGCCGCGGGCGTGGCCAAGGCGCACGCGGATCACGTGACGATCTCGGGGCACGACGGCGGCACGGGCGCCTCGCCGCTCTCGTCGGTCAAGCACGCGGGCGGGCCGTGGGAGCTCGGGCTCGCCGAGACGCAGCAGACGCTCGTCCTGAACCGGTTGCGCGGCCGCATCGCCGTGCAGGCCGACGGGCAGATGAAGACGGGCCGAGACGTGGTGATTGCGGCCCTGCTCGGCGCGGACGAGATGGGCTTCGCGACGGCGCCGCTCGTGGTGGAGGGCTGCATCATGATGCGCAAATGCCACCTCAACACGTGCCCCGTCGGCATCGCGACGCAGGATCCGGAGCTTGTAAAGCGATTCGCGGGGCAGCCCGAGCACGTGGTCAATTATTTCTTTTTCGTGGCCGAGGAGGTGCGCGGGTACATGGCCCGGATGGGCTTCCGCACCTTCGCGGAGATGGTCGGCCGCGCGGACAAGCTCGACACGCGGCGCGGGATCGCGCACTGGAAAGCGAAGGGGCTCGATTTTTCGCGCGTGTTCTATCGGCCCGAGGCGCCGGCGGGCGTCTCGATCCGCTGGACGGAGCGGCAGGATCACAGCCTCGAGCACGTGCTGGATCATCGGCTCATCGACGAGGCGCAGCCGGCGCTCGTCAACCAGGTGCCCGTCGCGTTCGACGTGCCGATCCGCAACATCCACCGCGCGGCCGGGGCGATGCTCTCCGGCGAGGTCGCGCGGCGGTACGGGCACGCGGGGCTCGCGGACGACACGATCCGGATCCGCGCCCGCGGGACGGCCGGCGGCAGCTTCGGCGCGTTCCTCGCGAAGGGGATCACGCTGGAGCTCGAAGGGCAGGCGAACGATTACGTCGGAAAAGGCCTGTCGGGCGGCCGGATCATCGCCTATCCGCCGCGCGATTGCCCCATCGTGCCGGAGGAGAACATCATCGTCGGCAATACCGTGCTTTACGGCGCGATCTGCGGCGAGGTGTATTTCCGCGGCGTCGCGGGCGAGCGGTTCGCCGTGCGGAACTCCGGCGCGACGGCGGTCGTCGAGGGGATCGGCGATCACGGGTGTGAATACATGACCGGCGGCACCGTGGTCGTGCTCGGCAAGACCGGGCGCAACTTCGGGGCCGGCATGAGCGGCGGCGTGGCGTACGTGCTCGACATGACCGGGGATTTCCGATTGCGGTGCAACCTCTCGATGGTGGCCCTGGAGCCGGTGCAAGGCGCCGAGCACATGCCGCCGGGCGGCGTCCGGCACCTCGGGCGCGCGGACGCGGAGATCGTCCAGGGCCTGCTCGAAAAACACTTTTTCTACACGGGCAGCGCGCGGGCACGGGCGATCCTGGACGATTTTCCCGCATACCGGTCCCATTTCGTGAAGGTGATGCCGCACGAATACCGCCGCGCGCTCGCCGAGCACGCGGCCGAGGAGGCCGCGAAGGCCGCTCCCGCGGTGGTGACGGAGGTCGTGGCCCATGGGTAA
- a CDS encoding glutamate synthase subunit beta yields MGKVKGFLEIQRKDPELVPVPARIQRYEELVLPMAPVEVSRQGARCMDCGIPFCHNGCPVNNVIPDWNDLVYRGKWRHALDVLHSTNNFPEFTGRVCPAPCEAACTLNINDQPVTIKTIEQSIVDRGWEEGWIVPQPAARKSGKRVAVVGSGPAGLACAQELARAGHEVTVFEKNDRIGGLLRYGIPDFKLEKRHVDRRLDQMRAEGVVFRTGAHVGVSLPAKELLDGFDAVVLAGGSEAPRPLEVPGRDFDGIHYAMEYLTQQNKRIAGDEVHAQIVATDKHVVVLGGGDTGSDCIGTAVRQGARSVTNFELMPEPPAHEDKPLTWPYWPMKLRTSSSHAEGCTRDFAIATKGFSGTNGKVGVLHAVRLGWNKDTSGALRAEEIPGSAFDVPADLVLLALGYVHPVRKGMLEELGVALDGRGNVKADPRSYRTSNPKVFAAGDMRRGQSLVVWAIREGRDAARAVDAHLRGHSNGS; encoded by the coding sequence ATGGGTAAGGTGAAAGGCTTCCTGGAAATCCAGCGCAAGGACCCGGAGCTCGTGCCGGTGCCCGCGCGTATCCAGCGGTATGAGGAGCTCGTCCTGCCGATGGCGCCCGTCGAGGTGAGCCGGCAGGGCGCGCGTTGCATGGATTGCGGCATCCCGTTTTGCCACAACGGGTGTCCCGTGAACAACGTCATCCCCGACTGGAACGACCTCGTCTACCGCGGAAAGTGGCGGCACGCGCTCGACGTGTTGCATTCGACGAACAATTTCCCCGAGTTCACGGGGCGCGTGTGTCCCGCGCCGTGCGAGGCGGCCTGCACGCTGAACATCAACGATCAGCCCGTCACCATCAAGACGATCGAGCAATCGATCGTCGATCGGGGCTGGGAAGAGGGCTGGATCGTGCCGCAGCCCGCCGCACGCAAGTCGGGCAAGCGTGTCGCGGTGGTGGGCTCGGGGCCGGCGGGGCTCGCGTGCGCGCAGGAGCTCGCGCGCGCGGGGCACGAGGTCACGGTGTTCGAGAAGAACGATCGGATCGGGGGATTGCTCCGGTACGGGATCCCCGATTTCAAGCTGGAGAAGCGGCACGTCGATCGCAGGCTCGATCAGATGCGGGCCGAAGGCGTGGTGTTCCGGACGGGCGCGCACGTGGGCGTGAGCCTGCCGGCGAAGGAGCTCCTCGACGGATTCGACGCGGTCGTGCTCGCGGGCGGCTCGGAAGCGCCGCGGCCGCTCGAGGTGCCGGGGCGCGACTTCGACGGGATCCATTACGCGATGGAGTACCTGACGCAGCAGAACAAGCGCATCGCCGGGGACGAGGTGCACGCGCAGATCGTGGCGACGGACAAACACGTGGTCGTGCTGGGCGGTGGCGACACCGGGTCGGATTGTATTGGCACCGCGGTGCGGCAGGGCGCGCGATCCGTCACGAACTTCGAGCTCATGCCCGAGCCGCCGGCCCACGAGGACAAGCCGCTCACGTGGCCGTACTGGCCGATGAAGCTGCGCACGTCGAGCTCGCACGCGGAGGGCTGCACGCGCGATTTCGCCATCGCGACGAAGGGGTTTTCCGGCACGAACGGCAAGGTCGGGGTGCTCCACGCCGTGCGGCTCGGCTGGAACAAGGACACGAGCGGCGCCCTCCGGGCTGAGGAGATCCCGGGCTCGGCGTTCGACGTCCCGGCGGATCTGGTGCTGCTCGCGCTCGGATACGTGCACCCGGTACGCAAGGGGATGCTGGAGGAGCTCGGCGTGGCCCTCGACGGGCGCGGCAACGTGAAGGCCGATCCGCGGAGTTACCGGACCTCGAACCCGAAGGTGTTTGCCGCGGGGGACATGCGTCGTGGTCAATCGCTGGTCGTGTGGGCGATCCGCGAGGGGCGCGACGCGGCGCGGGCGGTGGATGCCCATTTGCGAGGCCATTCGAACGGGTCGTGA